A single region of the Hoeflea prorocentri genome encodes:
- a CDS encoding PAS domain S-box protein: MPTGRYPFIDIAVHDNVRSRFCAGDALILVSPFLDTIFWINGAGARLLGHESLYASMDAGLGAAGSAYRQIEAAARVVRNRGGTYPFVMRSDSGFKHELRSAQIEKINLPDGNPALLISAKVDETGKTQTQVANTILDGFEDMDTHAAVLDENGSVLEATSSFARMRLGDEVRRQIVSEVSGDRERLAKHPIPTVLGQLPSAVARLSDDPGLFLLFAVEMPVDADEPASQAQKNSEPEAAPKRKPANPRPKTRVAGRPGTVPSVLNMTPQDARVEEDEEDLLDLPAERDTDAPPQEQPNSSTAAEAPSAKREPEQPVDVPAPAPAQSSAQEPHQKTADTSAFVFNPEKRPTRFVWKIDAHGVFKEISPEFAETVGPNSADVKDRKFSDVAQVFNIDPDHTIADLLRKRDTWSGKSVLWPIQGTDLRVPVDLAALPTYSREREFDGFRGFGIVRPADAETDPEKIGIALGGAGGFPAIDPGPDEPASHETVDKPAGEDKPSGAAAPAEDDETEKPALKISDTPGRRQSDKIISLQDRRSQARDGLSNTEKQAFREIAQRLGAARRSKDGDDEQPPEPFGKRASPPNKTEHGDPKGAQQASDKDNRADNTEGADPGADAAPPSGKRPLVGDQTDAPDGNSVTPAVIEQLPAPVIVHDGTTIFYINEEFRQLTGHLTKSELNRAGGMAGLFDDGDGSTGDESTSTGGDLVLKTRDGSRISVRAKLRSIRWEKGRALMLALQPLVSEQQVSAEDAGVPDSPPLQPEIPDETGMPAASALQVEVEELRSILETATDGVVLIGEDGIIRSMNNSASALFDYDEAETSGQPFAMLFAHESQRAVRDYLSGLTGNGVASVLNDGREVIGREASGGFLPLFMTIGHLSGSNGYCAVMRDITQWKRAEEELRSAKREAETASSHKSDFLARVSHEIRTPLNAIIGFAELMAEERFGPIGSPRYVEYANDIRRSGKHVLDIVNDLLDISKIEAGEQELDFAAVSLNDALLEAISILQPQANDRRVIMRTSLASDVPQVVADVRSIKQIAINLLSNAVRFTPAGGQVVVSTTYEPNGNVSLRIRDTGVGMTRAELEQAMKPFKQVAGLNRPRGEGTGLGLPLAKAMAEANRAQFAMNSQPGEGTLIEIVFPSQRVLAE; the protein is encoded by the coding sequence ATGCCGACGGGTCGATACCCTTTTATCGATATTGCCGTTCACGACAATGTACGTTCGCGGTTTTGTGCAGGCGACGCGCTGATACTTGTTTCACCCTTTCTGGACACAATCTTCTGGATCAATGGCGCAGGCGCACGGCTGCTGGGACATGAATCCCTTTACGCCAGCATGGACGCCGGACTGGGCGCTGCCGGATCCGCCTATCGCCAGATCGAGGCCGCGGCCCGCGTGGTGCGTAATCGTGGCGGCACCTATCCATTCGTCATGCGTTCCGACAGCGGTTTCAAACATGAACTGCGCTCTGCACAGATTGAGAAGATCAACCTGCCCGACGGCAATCCGGCTTTGCTGATTTCAGCAAAGGTCGATGAAACCGGGAAAACGCAGACGCAGGTCGCCAACACAATCCTTGACGGGTTCGAGGACATGGACACACACGCGGCCGTGCTCGACGAAAACGGCAGCGTGCTCGAAGCCACCTCATCCTTCGCCCGTATGCGGCTTGGCGACGAGGTAAGACGGCAGATTGTCAGCGAAGTGTCGGGCGATCGTGAGCGGCTTGCAAAGCACCCTATTCCAACGGTTCTCGGACAGCTTCCCTCCGCCGTTGCCCGCCTCAGCGATGATCCCGGGCTGTTCCTTCTTTTTGCGGTCGAAATGCCGGTTGATGCCGATGAACCGGCATCCCAGGCGCAAAAGAACAGTGAACCCGAGGCCGCCCCGAAGCGCAAACCAGCCAACCCGCGCCCAAAGACACGGGTTGCCGGTCGGCCAGGGACCGTCCCCTCTGTGCTCAACATGACACCTCAGGATGCAAGAGTTGAGGAAGACGAGGAAGATTTGCTGGACCTTCCGGCGGAACGCGACACCGACGCCCCCCCGCAAGAGCAGCCAAACAGCAGTACCGCCGCCGAGGCACCTTCAGCGAAGCGTGAACCGGAGCAGCCGGTTGACGTTCCGGCTCCGGCCCCGGCCCAGAGCAGCGCCCAAGAACCCCACCAGAAAACGGCCGACACGTCCGCATTTGTGTTCAATCCCGAGAAGCGGCCGACACGGTTTGTCTGGAAAATCGACGCCCATGGGGTCTTCAAGGAGATTTCGCCGGAATTCGCGGAGACGGTCGGTCCCAACTCCGCAGACGTGAAAGACCGGAAATTCTCCGACGTCGCACAGGTCTTCAATATTGATCCGGACCACACGATCGCCGACCTGCTTCGCAAGCGCGACACCTGGTCCGGCAAGTCGGTTCTGTGGCCGATCCAGGGAACGGATCTTCGTGTGCCTGTCGATCTTGCAGCCCTGCCTACCTACTCCCGCGAACGCGAGTTTGACGGCTTTCGCGGCTTTGGCATCGTGCGCCCGGCCGACGCCGAGACGGACCCGGAGAAGATCGGCATCGCACTTGGTGGCGCGGGCGGTTTCCCTGCCATTGATCCCGGCCCGGACGAACCGGCCAGCCATGAAACCGTCGACAAGCCCGCAGGCGAAGACAAGCCGAGCGGCGCAGCAGCCCCCGCAGAGGATGATGAGACGGAAAAGCCTGCGTTGAAGATCAGCGACACGCCGGGCCGTCGCCAAAGCGACAAGATCATAAGCCTTCAGGATCGCCGCTCACAGGCACGGGACGGTCTCAGCAATACCGAGAAACAGGCTTTCCGGGAAATCGCCCAGCGGCTTGGTGCGGCCCGGAGGTCAAAAGATGGCGATGATGAACAGCCCCCGGAGCCCTTCGGAAAACGTGCGTCCCCACCGAACAAAACCGAGCACGGCGATCCCAAGGGAGCGCAGCAGGCATCCGACAAGGATAACCGTGCAGACAATACCGAGGGCGCCGACCCTGGTGCCGATGCGGCACCGCCGAGTGGAAAACGTCCCCTTGTTGGTGACCAGACCGACGCACCGGACGGCAATTCCGTTACGCCTGCTGTTATCGAACAGCTTCCCGCCCCGGTTATCGTCCATGACGGCACGACAATTTTCTACATCAATGAAGAATTCCGCCAGTTGACCGGCCATTTGACCAAATCGGAACTGAATAGAGCCGGCGGCATGGCCGGGCTCTTCGATGACGGAGATGGCAGCACCGGCGACGAGAGCACCTCGACCGGTGGCGACCTGGTGCTGAAGACAAGAGACGGCTCCCGGATAAGCGTACGTGCGAAGTTGCGCTCCATCCGCTGGGAAAAGGGGCGCGCGCTGATGCTTGCCCTTCAGCCCCTGGTTTCAGAACAGCAGGTCAGCGCCGAGGACGCCGGTGTACCGGACAGCCCGCCGCTTCAGCCGGAGATACCGGACGAGACGGGAATGCCGGCGGCGTCGGCTCTTCAGGTGGAAGTCGAAGAATTGCGCTCCATTCTGGAGACCGCAACGGATGGCGTGGTGCTTATCGGCGAGGACGGGATCATCCGTTCGATGAACAACTCGGCCAGCGCCCTGTTCGATTACGACGAAGCGGAGACCAGCGGACAACCGTTTGCGATGCTTTTTGCCCATGAGAGCCAGCGCGCCGTACGGGACTATCTGTCCGGGCTGACCGGCAATGGCGTTGCAAGCGTCCTGAACGACGGGCGCGAGGTGATCGGCCGCGAAGCCTCCGGCGGCTTTCTGCCGCTGTTCATGACCATTGGCCACCTGTCGGGCTCCAACGGCTATTGCGCGGTCATGCGCGACATCACCCAGTGGAAGCGTGCAGAAGAAGAATTGCGATCGGCCAAGAGGGAAGCCGAAACGGCCAGTTCCCACAAGAGCGACTTTCTGGCGCGTGTCAGCCATGAGATCCGCACACCGCTCAACGCCATTATCGGCTTCGCCGAACTGATGGCGGAAGAGCGTTTCGGTCCGATCGGCAGCCCACGCTATGTTGAATATGCCAACGACATACGCCGTTCAGGCAAACATGTTCTCGATATCGTCAATGATCTGCTCGATATCTCCAAGATCGAGGCCGGTGAGCAGGAACTGGATTTTGCCGCCGTATCGCTGAATGATGCTCTGCTGGAGGCCATTTCAATCCTGCAGCCGCAAGCCAATGACCGTCGCGTCATCATGCGAACCAGCCTGGCGTCGGATGTGCCGCAGGTGGTGGCCGATGTCCGATCGATCAAACAGATCGCGATCAACCTGTTGTCCAATGCCGTGCGCTTTACTCCGGCTGGCGGGCAAGTCGTCGTTTCGACGACCTACGAGCCGAACGGCAATGTCAGCCTGCGCATTCGTGACACGGGCGTCGGCATGACGCGAGCCGAACTGGAGCAGGCTATGAAGCCGTTCAAGCAGGTTGCCGGTCTGAACCGTCCGCGCGGCGAAGGCACAGGGCTCGGCCTGCCGCTGGCGAAAGCCATGGCTGAAGCAAACAGGGCGCAGTTCGCCATGAACTCGCAGCCGGGCGAAGGAACGCTGATCGAGATCGTGTTCCCGTCGCAGCGCGTGCTTGCGGAGTAA
- a CDS encoding ABC transporter permease, protein MSMPQLFVGNGSIRSENPVLLAFAGFIALFVLVPVAALVYLAVTGQSGEWPHLIRYVIPRAVWVTGALLTGVAILAGSMGILSAWLVVSFDFPGRRTMAWALVLPFAVPTYLAAYAYGEFLDYTGPLQSGFRALFGYTSRADYWFPEVRSLPGAMVVLSSVLYPYVYLTTRALFLMQGRSASDVARTLGASRLSVFWRVQLPMARPALAIGITLALMETLNDIGAVEYLGVNTLTFAIYDTWLNRGDLAGAVQIACAMLFLALLAVLVERWGRRRQRYNVGRTTSAVHDVTPVALTGVKKWAATVLCALPILLGFGIPAYILGGYAFKRLDQLLDSRIYSALADSLMVSSATALCTVLLAFVLAYAARVSRQPLVSLTGKIASFGYAVPGTVLALGVLIPLASLDTAINTFTRNTFGFGVGLILTGSGLAIIYACSIRFLTMAEGSIESGFHKLSPHLDMAARTLGRNARETFSTILLPMMKPAVVTAALLVFVDTLKELSATLLLRPFDFNTLATLVYEDASRARVEEASVAAFIIILAGILPVILVSRSMIDNGNRFRAFIRR, encoded by the coding sequence ATGTCCATGCCGCAGCTGTTTGTTGGAAACGGCTCGATTCGCAGCGAGAATCCTGTTCTCCTCGCGTTCGCAGGCTTCATTGCGCTGTTTGTTCTCGTACCCGTCGCCGCACTGGTCTACCTCGCCGTCACCGGTCAAAGCGGCGAGTGGCCACACCTGATCCGTTATGTGATCCCACGCGCCGTTTGGGTGACCGGAGCGCTCCTGACCGGCGTCGCCATCCTTGCCGGATCGATGGGCATCCTGAGCGCATGGCTGGTCGTTTCCTTCGACTTTCCGGGCAGGAGAACCATGGCCTGGGCGCTGGTCTTGCCGTTTGCGGTTCCCACTTACCTTGCGGCCTACGCCTATGGCGAGTTTCTGGACTATACCGGCCCGCTCCAGTCCGGTTTTCGCGCACTCTTCGGCTATACGTCACGGGCTGATTACTGGTTCCCCGAGGTTCGCTCCCTTCCGGGAGCGATGGTTGTTCTTTCCAGCGTGCTCTACCCCTATGTGTATCTGACGACACGCGCACTGTTCTTAATGCAGGGCCGGTCGGCAAGTGACGTGGCCCGTACGCTCGGTGCAAGCAGGCTGTCCGTTTTCTGGCGTGTGCAACTGCCGATGGCCCGCCCTGCCCTGGCGATCGGCATCACGCTTGCACTGATGGAAACGCTGAACGACATCGGCGCGGTGGAATATCTCGGCGTCAATACGCTGACCTTTGCCATATACGACACCTGGCTTAATCGCGGAGACCTTGCGGGCGCCGTACAGATTGCCTGCGCAATGCTGTTTCTGGCCTTGCTCGCGGTCCTCGTCGAGCGTTGGGGACGACGCCGTCAGCGGTACAATGTCGGGCGGACAACCAGCGCAGTGCACGATGTTACGCCGGTCGCGCTCACCGGGGTCAAAAAATGGGCAGCAACTGTTTTGTGTGCCCTGCCGATCCTTCTGGGATTTGGCATCCCGGCTTACATACTCGGCGGTTATGCCTTTAAAAGGCTGGACCAGCTTTTGGACAGCCGCATCTATTCCGCGCTTGCCGACAGTCTGATGGTGTCCAGCGCAACGGCACTTTGCACAGTGCTGCTGGCATTTGTCCTGGCCTATGCAGCCCGCGTCTCGCGTCAACCGCTGGTTTCGCTGACTGGCAAGATCGCCTCCTTCGGCTATGCGGTTCCCGGCACCGTTCTGGCACTTGGCGTGCTCATACCTCTTGCTTCGCTTGATACGGCAATCAACACATTCACACGCAACACATTCGGATTCGGGGTCGGACTTATCCTGACCGGATCGGGACTTGCCATCATATATGCCTGCAGCATCCGTTTTCTCACCATGGCGGAAGGCTCGATCGAATCGGGCTTCCACAAGCTCTCGCCCCACCTCGATATGGCGGCGCGTACGCTGGGCCGAAACGCACGCGAAACCTTCAGCACCATTCTTCTGCCGATGATGAAACCCGCAGTTGTAACTGCGGCTCTGCTGGTTTTTGTCGACACGTTGAAGGAACTCTCCGCGACCCTGTTGCTGCGACCCTTCGACTTCAACACGCTTGCGACGCTCGTTTACGAAGACGCCTCGCGCGCACGGGTCGAAGAAGCCTCGGTTGCGGCCTTCATCATCATCCTCGCAGGCATTCTGCCGGTGATACTTGTATCAAGAAGCATGATCGACAACGGCAACCGCTTTCGCGCCTTCATTCGGCGCTAG
- a CDS encoding acetoacetate--CoA ligase translates to MNGQNPLWTPTEEMVENAVVTSFAGFCSERVGKEITGYDALHAWSIEDRADFWAAVWDFCGVKGKKGDTILEDGDRMPGARFFPGATLNFAENLLSRTGSDDAIVFRGEDKARARMSWDELHALVSRLQQAMRAMGLTKGDRVAAMMPNMPETIAAMLAATSIGAIWSSCSPDFGDKGVLDRFGQIEPKLFIACDAYWYNGKYQDVSQKLGKVEAELQPQKTLIVHYAGDASALAASLAAAETLDDFVEPFDARAVEYEPLPFDHPLYILFSSGTTGIPKCIVHSVGGTLLQHLKEQQLHFNLRSGERLFYFTTCGWMMWNWLASGLATGATICLYDGSPFHPDGNVLFDYAAEEGFHVFGTSAKFIDALRKEGLTPISSHDLSALRMVASTGSPLSPDGFSFVYEGIKKDLHLASISGGTDIVSCFVCAIPVKPVWKGEIQGAGLGMAVDVWDDDGKSVIGEKGELVCTRAFPCMPIKFWNDPDGAKYHSAYFERFDNIWCHGDFAEWTEHGGMIIHGRSDATLNPGGVRIGTAEIYNQVEQMDEIVEAICIGQDWEDDVRVILFVRLADGVSLDDELITRVKARIRTGASPRHVPAKVIAVSDIPRTKSGKITELAVRDVVHGRAVKNQEALANPEALSLFSGLNELK, encoded by the coding sequence ATGAACGGCCAGAATCCGCTTTGGACGCCAACCGAGGAAATGGTTGAGAATGCGGTTGTCACATCATTTGCTGGCTTTTGCAGTGAACGCGTCGGCAAGGAGATCACCGGCTATGACGCGCTGCATGCCTGGTCGATAGAAGACCGCGCCGACTTCTGGGCAGCGGTCTGGGATTTCTGCGGTGTAAAAGGTAAAAAGGGTGACACCATTCTTGAAGACGGAGACCGGATGCCCGGCGCCCGTTTCTTCCCTGGCGCAACCCTGAACTTTGCCGAAAACCTTCTCAGCCGCACTGGCAGCGATGACGCCATTGTCTTTCGTGGTGAGGACAAGGCACGCGCCCGCATGAGCTGGGATGAGCTTCATGCATTGGTGTCTCGTCTTCAGCAGGCCATGCGCGCAATGGGGTTGACGAAGGGCGATCGCGTTGCGGCCATGATGCCCAACATGCCCGAAACCATTGCAGCCATGCTGGCGGCCACCTCAATCGGCGCCATCTGGTCGTCCTGCTCTCCGGATTTTGGCGATAAGGGTGTCCTTGACCGCTTCGGACAGATCGAGCCGAAACTGTTCATTGCCTGTGACGCCTACTGGTACAATGGCAAGTATCAGGATGTGTCGCAGAAACTCGGTAAGGTGGAGGCCGAACTTCAGCCGCAAAAGACGTTGATCGTTCACTATGCCGGCGATGCAAGTGCCCTGGCGGCCTCACTCGCCGCCGCCGAGACGCTCGACGATTTCGTTGAACCCTTTGACGCCCGTGCGGTGGAATATGAACCGCTGCCTTTCGATCACCCGCTCTACATTCTGTTTTCTTCCGGCACGACCGGAATTCCGAAATGTATTGTGCATTCCGTCGGCGGAACCCTTCTTCAGCACCTGAAGGAACAGCAGCTTCATTTCAACCTGCGTTCGGGAGAGCGACTGTTCTATTTCACCACATGCGGCTGGATGATGTGGAACTGGCTGGCCTCGGGGCTGGCCACTGGCGCGACGATCTGCCTTTACGATGGCTCGCCGTTCCATCCGGACGGTAATGTTCTTTTTGACTATGCCGCTGAAGAGGGTTTCCACGTCTTCGGAACCTCGGCCAAATTCATCGATGCGTTGCGCAAGGAAGGTCTGACGCCCATTTCCAGCCACGATCTGTCGGCGCTTCGTATGGTTGCTTCCACCGGTTCGCCGCTGTCGCCCGATGGCTTCTCATTTGTTTATGAAGGCATCAAGAAAGATCTGCACCTGGCTTCGATCTCCGGCGGAACCGATATCGTGTCCTGTTTTGTCTGTGCGATCCCGGTCAAGCCAGTCTGGAAGGGCGAAATCCAGGGCGCTGGCCTCGGCATGGCCGTCGACGTGTGGGACGATGACGGCAAGTCGGTGATCGGGGAAAAGGGCGAACTGGTCTGTACCCGGGCCTTTCCCTGCATGCCGATCAAGTTCTGGAATGATCCGGATGGCGCCAAATACCATTCGGCCTATTTCGAGCGTTTCGACAATATCTGGTGCCACGGCGACTTCGCCGAGTGGACCGAACACGGCGGGATGATCATCCATGGCCGGTCCGATGCAACACTCAATCCCGGCGGTGTGCGGATCGGGACCGCGGAGATTTACAATCAGGTCGAACAGATGGACGAAATCGTCGAGGCCATCTGTATCGGCCAGGATTGGGAAGACGATGTCCGTGTCATCCTGTTCGTGCGCCTGGCGGATGGCGTTTCCCTTGACGATGAGCTCATCACACGAGTCAAGGCCAGGATCAGGACGGGCGCTTCACCGCGCCATGTCCCGGCCAAAGTCATCGCCGTTTCCGATATTCCCCGGACGAAATCCGGCAAGATAACGGAGCTTGCCGTGCGTGACGTGGTTCATGGCCGGGCGGTCAAGAACCAGGAAGCGTTGGCCAATCCGGAGGCCTTGTCGCTGTTTTCCGGTTTGAACGAACTCAAATAG